From the genome of Cottoperca gobio unplaced genomic scaffold, fCotGob3.1 fCotGob3_293arrow_ctg1, whole genome shotgun sequence, one region includes:
- the lrrfip1b gene encoding leucine-rich repeat flightless-interacting protein 1 isoform X4, which yields MGTQAPGRKRIPNREKLTAEDDALNQIAREAEARLAAKRAARAEAREIRMKELERQQKEEDSERYSRPSRRHASMSDDEEKMSVGSRGSLRVEERPDRDFLDKGSRTASTLSAATLASLGGTLSRRGSCDTSFSVETEASIRDMRDSLAESEEKYRKAMVSNAQLHNEKSTVMYQVETLKEELSDMEELLWESRRHCEDRTKEFERERQAHSVLQFLFRDMEGTVRRSEELLTEVSELRVRSSSYCQEVSDLQEVLQWKEKKMAALERQIEIADIVQIERDRLRDDVVRLRDLLKKHGVVVSPELSTNGETGQDDDVSAESASRLAQEPSHGGRESMLGKVGEPAETSKLLQDAVNLLNATSTGEQTTPVKGFDTRAKDKAGGDKDARKLPRSKGSETSQIRQDGNSLLRNKGMKKQPGTCEPKTAVARFVDSEAFKGRTKPLNQDVLVTEMERSFDDQICKKKGTQVSVSWPSLTAAHEKQKQHVTGNQSSDRDCAQNPLSAVDPIFQNPEKDGNTCRDVSGSGGEVVAVSAALGGKEYKINEFCTPTSADNLKENEAEIGGDECDGQRSEDEDSSILTDLVENETFVPMGQTSQGLVHQRQVLGNLGSPRNKEKALKNEGDLRFSGVSEGPSETGPSDLDAFLTAEEATVGGTSGTPERPENWGVYEPVQSQGKTSSVEMWKDWILLENTIHSMLRGFVEENQGFAAEISRIFPEVPESLERWISEFQETLKIVAENVSDQRDSVEEPTGQVTGIKDSPERSKNPDDPESENLARINDCSVSGMLAGPPHTYHVSVDSRKVHEDAQDPPAMADQESPQNPLDLPSICTFNVESSPEETRDSVDAEEEKRSRRHPAATSWSEEFVFVELYFAEPVVEEIVETQLKKPRTFPTNSSFRRLIEITAEEIKAMALPELVFMSLREGIAEDLRVHETTHAEDRELSDRDTDSCEEVDEEAGRDGGCGSVGTPAEEISTFCSPTLKTSVDPRLMTY from the exons gtggaggagagacctgacagagacttCCTGGATAAA GGCTCCAGGACGGCCTCCACGCTCTCCGCCGCCACGCTGGCCTCTCTGGGAGGAACCTTGTCACGCAGAGGAAGCTGTGACACGTCCTTCTCCGTGGAGACGGAGGCGTCCatcagagacatgagg GACTCTCTGGCAGAGTCGGAGGAGAAGTACCGTAAGGCGATGGTTTCTAACGCTCAGCTCCACAACGAGAAGTCAACTGTTATGTATCAGGTGGAGACTCTGAAGGAGGAGCTGAGCGACatggaggagctgctgtgggAGTCCAGGAGACACTGTGAGGACCGCACCAAG GAGTTTGAACGTGAGCGTCAGGCTCACAGTGTCCTTCAGTTCCTCTTCAGAGACATGGAGGGGACAGTGAGACGCTCGGAAGAGCTCCTGACG GAGGTGTCTGAGCTCCGGGTGAGGAGCAGCTCTTACTGTCAGGAGGTCTCTGACCTGCAGGAAGTTCTGCagtggaaggagaagaagatggcG GCGTTAGAGAGGCAGATAGAAATCGCTGACATCGTTCAGATCGAACGCGACCGGCTCAGAGACGACGTCGTTCGACTGCGAGATTTACTGAAG AAACACGGCGTGGTCGTGTCTCCTGAACTCTCCACCAATGGGGAGACGGGACAGGATGATGATGTCAGCGCAGAGTCTGCCTCTCGATTGGCTCAGGAGCCGTCTCACGGCGGCAGAGAGAGCATGCTGG GGAAAGTTGGAGAGCCGGCAGAGACGAGCAAACTCCTACAGGACGCCGTGAACTTATTAAATGCCACGTCCACTGGCGAGCAAACCACACCGGTGAAGGGGTTTGATACACGGGCCAAAGACAAAGCAGGGGGAGACAAGGACGCAAGGAAACTGCCAAGAAGCAAAGGAAGTGAAACATCTCAAATCCGACAGGACGGAAATTCATTGCTTAGAAATAAAGGAATGAAAAAACAACCGGGAACGTGTGAGCCGAAAACTGCAGTCGCCCGATTCGTTGACTCTGAGGCCTTTAAAGGCAGAACCAAACCGTTAAACCAGGATGTCCTTGTGACAGAAATGGAGCGCTCCTTTGACGATCAAATCTGCAAAAAGAAAGGAACTCAAGTGTCTGTTTCATGGCCGAGTCTCACGGCTGCTcatgagaaacaaaaacaacacgtGACGGGAAACCAATCTTCTGACAGGGATTGTGCGCAAAATCCTTTGTCGGCTGTTGATCCAATTTTCCAGAATCCAGAGAAAGATGGAAACACGTGCAGAGATGTCAGCGGTTCAGGAGGGGAAGTCGTGGCTGTTTCTGCAGCTTTGGGTGggaaagaatataaaataaacgaGTTCTGTACTCCGACATCAGCGGAcaatttgaaagaaaatgagGCTGAGATCGGTGGTGATGAGTGTGATGGACAACGTTCTGAAGATGAAGATTCAAGCATTCTCACAGATTTGGTAGAAAATGAGACGTTTGTACCGATGGGTCAAACTTCTCAAGGTCTCGTGCACCAACGACAAGTTTTAGGGAACTTGGGAAGTCCCCGTAACAAAGAAAAAGCCTTGAAGAACGAGGGCGATTTAAGATTCTCTGGTGTTTCTGAAGGTCCAAGTGAAACCGGACCTTCAGATCTTGATGCATTTCTAACAGCAGAGGAGGCAACCGTTGGGGGAACGTCGGGTACACCTGAGAGACCGGAGAACTGGGGGGTTTATGAACCGGTTCAGAGTCAGGGAAAGACTTCATCAGTGGAGATGTGGAAGGACTGGATACTTTTGGAAAACACGATTCACAGCATGCTGAGAGGGTTTGTTGAAGAAAATCAGGGTTTCGCAGCTGAAATCTCGAGGATCTTCCCAGAGGTCCCAGAATCTCTCGAACGGTGGATTTCAGAGTTCCAGGAGACGCTTAAGATTGTCGCAGAAAATGTGTCGGACCAGCGTGACTCAGTTGAAGAACCAACAGGACAAGTGACGGGTATCAAGGACTCACCAGAAAGAAGTAAAAACCCAGATGATCCTGAAAGTGAGAATCTGGCAAGGATAAATGACTGCTCAGTCTCAGGGATGTTGGCGGGACCACCTCACACTTATCACGTCTCCGTGGACTCGAGGAAAGTCCACGAAGACGCTCAGGATCCTCCCGCAATGGCTGACCAAGAATCGCCACAAAATCCCTTGGACTTACCGAGCATTTGTACATTTAATGTGGAATCCTCTCCAGAAGAAACGAGGGATTCTGTTgacgcagaagaagaaaagcgaAGTCGGAGACATCCTGCGGCGACGAGCTGGTCCGAGGAATTTGTTTTTGTCGAACTGTACTTTGCTGAACCTGTTGTTGAAGAAATTGTTGAGACGCAACTCAAAAAGCCCCGAACGTTTCCCACAAACTCTTCCTTCAGGAGGCTGATAGAGATAACTGCGGAGGAAATCAAGGCGATGGCTCTGCCAGAGCTGGTGTTCATGAGCCTGCGGGAAGGGATCGCCGAGGATCTACGTGTCCACGAGACGACACACGCTGAGGACCGGGAGCTGTCGGACAGAGACACGGACAGCTGTGAGGAGGTGGACGAGGAGGCAGGCAGGGACGGAGGTTGTGGTTCTGTGGGAACGCCAGCTGAAGAGATTTCAACCTTTTGTTCTCCGACATTAAAGACGTCAGTAGATCCCCGACTCATGACTTACTGA
- the lrrfip1b gene encoding leucine-rich repeat flightless-interacting protein 1 isoform X8, with product MVRIISGGTLNSGWWELFFCSSHEDSERYSRPSRRHASMSDDEEKMSVGSRGSLRVEERPDRDFLDKGSRTASTLSAATLASLGGTLSRRGSCDTSFSVETEASIRDMRDSLAESEEKYRKAMVSNAQLHNEKSTVMYQVETLKEELSDMEELLWESRRHCEDRTKEFERERQAHSVLQFLFRDMEGTVRRSEELLTEVSELRVRSSSYCQEVSDLQEVLQWKEKKMAALERQIEIADIVQIERDRLRDDVVRLRDLLKKHGVVVSPELSTNGETGQDDDVSAESASRLAQEPSHGGRESMLGKVGEPAETSKLLQDAVNLLNATSTGEQTTPVKGFDTRAKDKAGGDKDARKLPRSKGSETSQIRQDGNSLLRNKGMKKQPGTCEPKTAVARFVDSEAFKGRTKPLNQDVLVTEMERSFDDQICKKKGTQVSVSWPSLTAAHEKQKQHVTGNQSSDRDCAQNPLSAVDPIFQNPEKDGNTCRDVSGSGGEVVAVSAALGGKEYKINEFCTPTSADNLKENEAEIGGDECDGQRSEDEDSSILTDLVENETFVPMGQTSQGLVHQRQVLGNLGSPRNKEKALKNEGDLRFSGVSEGPSETGPSDLDAFLTAEEATVGGTSGTPERPENWGVYEPVQSQGKTSSVEMWKDWILLENTIHSMLRGFVEENQGFAAEISRIFPEVPESLERWISEFQETLKIVAENVSDQRDSVEEPTGQVTGIKDSPERSKNPDDPESENLARINDCSVSGMLAGPPHTYHVSVDSRKVHEDAQDPPAMADQESPQNPLDLPSICTFNVESSPEETRDSVDAEEEKRSRRHPAATSWSEEFVFVELYFAEPVVEEIVETQLKKPRTFPTNSSFRRLIEITAEEIKAMALPELVFMSLREGIAEDLRVHETTHAEDRELSDRDTDSCEEVDEEAGRDGGCGSVGTPAEEISTFCSPTLKTSVDPRLMTY from the exons gtggaggagagacctgacagagacttCCTGGATAAA GGCTCCAGGACGGCCTCCACGCTCTCCGCCGCCACGCTGGCCTCTCTGGGAGGAACCTTGTCACGCAGAGGAAGCTGTGACACGTCCTTCTCCGTGGAGACGGAGGCGTCCatcagagacatgagg GACTCTCTGGCAGAGTCGGAGGAGAAGTACCGTAAGGCGATGGTTTCTAACGCTCAGCTCCACAACGAGAAGTCAACTGTTATGTATCAGGTGGAGACTCTGAAGGAGGAGCTGAGCGACatggaggagctgctgtgggAGTCCAGGAGACACTGTGAGGACCGCACCAAG GAGTTTGAACGTGAGCGTCAGGCTCACAGTGTCCTTCAGTTCCTCTTCAGAGACATGGAGGGGACAGTGAGACGCTCGGAAGAGCTCCTGACG GAGGTGTCTGAGCTCCGGGTGAGGAGCAGCTCTTACTGTCAGGAGGTCTCTGACCTGCAGGAAGTTCTGCagtggaaggagaagaagatggcG GCGTTAGAGAGGCAGATAGAAATCGCTGACATCGTTCAGATCGAACGCGACCGGCTCAGAGACGACGTCGTTCGACTGCGAGATTTACTGAAG AAACACGGCGTGGTCGTGTCTCCTGAACTCTCCACCAATGGGGAGACGGGACAGGATGATGATGTCAGCGCAGAGTCTGCCTCTCGATTGGCTCAGGAGCCGTCTCACGGCGGCAGAGAGAGCATGCTGG GGAAAGTTGGAGAGCCGGCAGAGACGAGCAAACTCCTACAGGACGCCGTGAACTTATTAAATGCCACGTCCACTGGCGAGCAAACCACACCGGTGAAGGGGTTTGATACACGGGCCAAAGACAAAGCAGGGGGAGACAAGGACGCAAGGAAACTGCCAAGAAGCAAAGGAAGTGAAACATCTCAAATCCGACAGGACGGAAATTCATTGCTTAGAAATAAAGGAATGAAAAAACAACCGGGAACGTGTGAGCCGAAAACTGCAGTCGCCCGATTCGTTGACTCTGAGGCCTTTAAAGGCAGAACCAAACCGTTAAACCAGGATGTCCTTGTGACAGAAATGGAGCGCTCCTTTGACGATCAAATCTGCAAAAAGAAAGGAACTCAAGTGTCTGTTTCATGGCCGAGTCTCACGGCTGCTcatgagaaacaaaaacaacacgtGACGGGAAACCAATCTTCTGACAGGGATTGTGCGCAAAATCCTTTGTCGGCTGTTGATCCAATTTTCCAGAATCCAGAGAAAGATGGAAACACGTGCAGAGATGTCAGCGGTTCAGGAGGGGAAGTCGTGGCTGTTTCTGCAGCTTTGGGTGggaaagaatataaaataaacgaGTTCTGTACTCCGACATCAGCGGAcaatttgaaagaaaatgagGCTGAGATCGGTGGTGATGAGTGTGATGGACAACGTTCTGAAGATGAAGATTCAAGCATTCTCACAGATTTGGTAGAAAATGAGACGTTTGTACCGATGGGTCAAACTTCTCAAGGTCTCGTGCACCAACGACAAGTTTTAGGGAACTTGGGAAGTCCCCGTAACAAAGAAAAAGCCTTGAAGAACGAGGGCGATTTAAGATTCTCTGGTGTTTCTGAAGGTCCAAGTGAAACCGGACCTTCAGATCTTGATGCATTTCTAACAGCAGAGGAGGCAACCGTTGGGGGAACGTCGGGTACACCTGAGAGACCGGAGAACTGGGGGGTTTATGAACCGGTTCAGAGTCAGGGAAAGACTTCATCAGTGGAGATGTGGAAGGACTGGATACTTTTGGAAAACACGATTCACAGCATGCTGAGAGGGTTTGTTGAAGAAAATCAGGGTTTCGCAGCTGAAATCTCGAGGATCTTCCCAGAGGTCCCAGAATCTCTCGAACGGTGGATTTCAGAGTTCCAGGAGACGCTTAAGATTGTCGCAGAAAATGTGTCGGACCAGCGTGACTCAGTTGAAGAACCAACAGGACAAGTGACGGGTATCAAGGACTCACCAGAAAGAAGTAAAAACCCAGATGATCCTGAAAGTGAGAATCTGGCAAGGATAAATGACTGCTCAGTCTCAGGGATGTTGGCGGGACCACCTCACACTTATCACGTCTCCGTGGACTCGAGGAAAGTCCACGAAGACGCTCAGGATCCTCCCGCAATGGCTGACCAAGAATCGCCACAAAATCCCTTGGACTTACCGAGCATTTGTACATTTAATGTGGAATCCTCTCCAGAAGAAACGAGGGATTCTGTTgacgcagaagaagaaaagcgaAGTCGGAGACATCCTGCGGCGACGAGCTGGTCCGAGGAATTTGTTTTTGTCGAACTGTACTTTGCTGAACCTGTTGTTGAAGAAATTGTTGAGACGCAACTCAAAAAGCCCCGAACGTTTCCCACAAACTCTTCCTTCAGGAGGCTGATAGAGATAACTGCGGAGGAAATCAAGGCGATGGCTCTGCCAGAGCTGGTGTTCATGAGCCTGCGGGAAGGGATCGCCGAGGATCTACGTGTCCACGAGACGACACACGCTGAGGACCGGGAGCTGTCGGACAGAGACACGGACAGCTGTGAGGAGGTGGACGAGGAGGCAGGCAGGGACGGAGGTTGTGGTTCTGTGGGAACGCCAGCTGAAGAGATTTCAACCTTTTGTTCTCCGACATTAAAGACGTCAGTAGATCCCCGACTCATGACTTACTGA
- the lrrfip1b gene encoding leucine-rich repeat flightless-interacting protein 1 isoform X11: MSDDEEKMSVGSRGSLRVEERPDRDFLDKGSRTASTLSAATLASLGGTLSRRGSCDTSFSVETEASIRDMRDSLAESEEKYRKAMVSNAQLHNEKSTVMYQVETLKEELSDMEELLWESRRHCEDRTKEFERERQAHSVLQFLFRDMEGTVRRSEELLTEVSELRVRSSSYCQEVSDLQEVLQWKEKKMAALERQIEIADIVQIERDRLRDDVVRLRDLLKKHGVVVSPELSTNGETGQDDDVSAESASRLAQEPSHGGRESMLGKVGEPAETSKLLQDAVNLLNATSTGEQTTPVKGFDTRAKDKAGGDKDARKLPRSKGSETSQIRQDGNSLLRNKGMKKQPGTCEPKTAVARFVDSEAFKGRTKPLNQDVLVTEMERSFDDQICKKKGTQVSVSWPSLTAAHEKQKQHVTGNQSSDRDCAQNPLSAVDPIFQNPEKDGNTCRDVSGSGGEVVAVSAALGGKEYKINEFCTPTSADNLKENEAEIGGDECDGQRSEDEDSSILTDLVENETFVPMGQTSQGLVHQRQVLGNLGSPRNKEKALKNEGDLRFSGVSEGPSETGPSDLDAFLTAEEATVGGTSGTPERPENWGVYEPVQSQGKTSSVEMWKDWILLENTIHSMLRGFVEENQGFAAEISRIFPEVPESLERWISEFQETLKIVAENVSDQRDSVEEPTGQVTGIKDSPERSKNPDDPESENLARINDCSVSGMLAGPPHTYHVSVDSRKVHEDAQDPPAMADQESPQNPLDLPSICTFNVESSPEETRDSVDAEEEKRSRRHPAATSWSEEFVFVELYFAEPVVEEIVETQLKKPRTFPTNSSFRRLIEITAEEIKAMALPELVFMSLREGIAEDLRVHETTHAEDRELSDRDTDSCEEVDEEAGRDGGCGSVGTPAEEISTFCSPTLKTSVDPRLMTY; this comes from the exons gtggaggagagacctgacagagacttCCTGGATAAA GGCTCCAGGACGGCCTCCACGCTCTCCGCCGCCACGCTGGCCTCTCTGGGAGGAACCTTGTCACGCAGAGGAAGCTGTGACACGTCCTTCTCCGTGGAGACGGAGGCGTCCatcagagacatgagg GACTCTCTGGCAGAGTCGGAGGAGAAGTACCGTAAGGCGATGGTTTCTAACGCTCAGCTCCACAACGAGAAGTCAACTGTTATGTATCAGGTGGAGACTCTGAAGGAGGAGCTGAGCGACatggaggagctgctgtgggAGTCCAGGAGACACTGTGAGGACCGCACCAAG GAGTTTGAACGTGAGCGTCAGGCTCACAGTGTCCTTCAGTTCCTCTTCAGAGACATGGAGGGGACAGTGAGACGCTCGGAAGAGCTCCTGACG GAGGTGTCTGAGCTCCGGGTGAGGAGCAGCTCTTACTGTCAGGAGGTCTCTGACCTGCAGGAAGTTCTGCagtggaaggagaagaagatggcG GCGTTAGAGAGGCAGATAGAAATCGCTGACATCGTTCAGATCGAACGCGACCGGCTCAGAGACGACGTCGTTCGACTGCGAGATTTACTGAAG AAACACGGCGTGGTCGTGTCTCCTGAACTCTCCACCAATGGGGAGACGGGACAGGATGATGATGTCAGCGCAGAGTCTGCCTCTCGATTGGCTCAGGAGCCGTCTCACGGCGGCAGAGAGAGCATGCTGG GGAAAGTTGGAGAGCCGGCAGAGACGAGCAAACTCCTACAGGACGCCGTGAACTTATTAAATGCCACGTCCACTGGCGAGCAAACCACACCGGTGAAGGGGTTTGATACACGGGCCAAAGACAAAGCAGGGGGAGACAAGGACGCAAGGAAACTGCCAAGAAGCAAAGGAAGTGAAACATCTCAAATCCGACAGGACGGAAATTCATTGCTTAGAAATAAAGGAATGAAAAAACAACCGGGAACGTGTGAGCCGAAAACTGCAGTCGCCCGATTCGTTGACTCTGAGGCCTTTAAAGGCAGAACCAAACCGTTAAACCAGGATGTCCTTGTGACAGAAATGGAGCGCTCCTTTGACGATCAAATCTGCAAAAAGAAAGGAACTCAAGTGTCTGTTTCATGGCCGAGTCTCACGGCTGCTcatgagaaacaaaaacaacacgtGACGGGAAACCAATCTTCTGACAGGGATTGTGCGCAAAATCCTTTGTCGGCTGTTGATCCAATTTTCCAGAATCCAGAGAAAGATGGAAACACGTGCAGAGATGTCAGCGGTTCAGGAGGGGAAGTCGTGGCTGTTTCTGCAGCTTTGGGTGggaaagaatataaaataaacgaGTTCTGTACTCCGACATCAGCGGAcaatttgaaagaaaatgagGCTGAGATCGGTGGTGATGAGTGTGATGGACAACGTTCTGAAGATGAAGATTCAAGCATTCTCACAGATTTGGTAGAAAATGAGACGTTTGTACCGATGGGTCAAACTTCTCAAGGTCTCGTGCACCAACGACAAGTTTTAGGGAACTTGGGAAGTCCCCGTAACAAAGAAAAAGCCTTGAAGAACGAGGGCGATTTAAGATTCTCTGGTGTTTCTGAAGGTCCAAGTGAAACCGGACCTTCAGATCTTGATGCATTTCTAACAGCAGAGGAGGCAACCGTTGGGGGAACGTCGGGTACACCTGAGAGACCGGAGAACTGGGGGGTTTATGAACCGGTTCAGAGTCAGGGAAAGACTTCATCAGTGGAGATGTGGAAGGACTGGATACTTTTGGAAAACACGATTCACAGCATGCTGAGAGGGTTTGTTGAAGAAAATCAGGGTTTCGCAGCTGAAATCTCGAGGATCTTCCCAGAGGTCCCAGAATCTCTCGAACGGTGGATTTCAGAGTTCCAGGAGACGCTTAAGATTGTCGCAGAAAATGTGTCGGACCAGCGTGACTCAGTTGAAGAACCAACAGGACAAGTGACGGGTATCAAGGACTCACCAGAAAGAAGTAAAAACCCAGATGATCCTGAAAGTGAGAATCTGGCAAGGATAAATGACTGCTCAGTCTCAGGGATGTTGGCGGGACCACCTCACACTTATCACGTCTCCGTGGACTCGAGGAAAGTCCACGAAGACGCTCAGGATCCTCCCGCAATGGCTGACCAAGAATCGCCACAAAATCCCTTGGACTTACCGAGCATTTGTACATTTAATGTGGAATCCTCTCCAGAAGAAACGAGGGATTCTGTTgacgcagaagaagaaaagcgaAGTCGGAGACATCCTGCGGCGACGAGCTGGTCCGAGGAATTTGTTTTTGTCGAACTGTACTTTGCTGAACCTGTTGTTGAAGAAATTGTTGAGACGCAACTCAAAAAGCCCCGAACGTTTCCCACAAACTCTTCCTTCAGGAGGCTGATAGAGATAACTGCGGAGGAAATCAAGGCGATGGCTCTGCCAGAGCTGGTGTTCATGAGCCTGCGGGAAGGGATCGCCGAGGATCTACGTGTCCACGAGACGACACACGCTGAGGACCGGGAGCTGTCGGACAGAGACACGGACAGCTGTGAGGAGGTGGACGAGGAGGCAGGCAGGGACGGAGGTTGTGGTTCTGTGGGAACGCCAGCTGAAGAGATTTCAACCTTTTGTTCTCCGACATTAAAGACGTCAGTAGATCCCCGACTCATGACTTACTGA
- the lrrfip1b gene encoding leucine-rich repeat flightless-interacting protein 1 isoform X13, whose amino-acid sequence MGTQAPGRKRIPNREKLTAEDDALNQIAREAEARLAAKRAARAEAREIRMKELERQQKEEDSERYSRPSRRHASMSDDEEKMSVGSRGSLRVEERPDRDFLDKGSRTASTLSAATLASLGGTLSRRGSCDTSFSVETEASIRDMRDSLAESEEKYRKAMVSNAQLHNEKSTVMYQVETLKEELSDMEELLWESRRHCEDRTKEFERERQAHSVLQFLFRDMEGTVRRSEELLTKHGVVVSPELSTNGETGQDDDVSAESASRLAQEPSHGGRESMLGKVGEPAETSKLLQDAVNLLNATSTGEQTTPVKGFDTRAKDKAGGDKDARKLPRSKGSETSQIRQDGNSLLRNKGMKKQPGTCEPKTAVARFVDSEAFKGRTKPLNQDVLVTEMERSFDDQICKKKGTQVSVSWPSLTAAHEKQKQHVTGNQSSDRDCAQNPLSAVDPIFQNPEKDGNTCRDVSGSGGEVVAVSAALGGKEYKINEFCTPTSADNLKENEAEIGGDECDGQRSEDEDSSILTDLVENETFVPMGQTSQGLVHQRQVLGNLGSPRNKEKALKNEGDLRFSGVSEGPSETGPSDLDAFLTAEEATVGGTSGTPERPENWGVYEPVQSQGKTSSVEMWKDWILLENTIHSMLRGFVEENQGFAAEISRIFPEVPESLERWISEFQETLKIVAENVSDQRDSVEEPTGQVTGIKDSPERSKNPDDPESENLARINDCSVSGMLAGPPHTYHVSVDSRKVHEDAQDPPAMADQESPQNPLDLPSICTFNVESSPEETRDSVDAEEEKRSRRHPAATSWSEEFVFVELYFAEPVVEEIVETQLKKPRTFPTNSSFRRLIEITAEEIKAMALPELVFMSLREGIAEDLRVHETTHAEDRELSDRDTDSCEEVDEEAGRDGGCGSVGTPAEEISTFCSPTLKTSVDPRLMTY is encoded by the exons gtggaggagagacctgacagagacttCCTGGATAAA GGCTCCAGGACGGCCTCCACGCTCTCCGCCGCCACGCTGGCCTCTCTGGGAGGAACCTTGTCACGCAGAGGAAGCTGTGACACGTCCTTCTCCGTGGAGACGGAGGCGTCCatcagagacatgagg GACTCTCTGGCAGAGTCGGAGGAGAAGTACCGTAAGGCGATGGTTTCTAACGCTCAGCTCCACAACGAGAAGTCAACTGTTATGTATCAGGTGGAGACTCTGAAGGAGGAGCTGAGCGACatggaggagctgctgtgggAGTCCAGGAGACACTGTGAGGACCGCACCAAG GAGTTTGAACGTGAGCGTCAGGCTCACAGTGTCCTTCAGTTCCTCTTCAGAGACATGGAGGGGACAGTGAGACGCTCGGAAGAGCTCCTGACG AAACACGGCGTGGTCGTGTCTCCTGAACTCTCCACCAATGGGGAGACGGGACAGGATGATGATGTCAGCGCAGAGTCTGCCTCTCGATTGGCTCAGGAGCCGTCTCACGGCGGCAGAGAGAGCATGCTGG GGAAAGTTGGAGAGCCGGCAGAGACGAGCAAACTCCTACAGGACGCCGTGAACTTATTAAATGCCACGTCCACTGGCGAGCAAACCACACCGGTGAAGGGGTTTGATACACGGGCCAAAGACAAAGCAGGGGGAGACAAGGACGCAAGGAAACTGCCAAGAAGCAAAGGAAGTGAAACATCTCAAATCCGACAGGACGGAAATTCATTGCTTAGAAATAAAGGAATGAAAAAACAACCGGGAACGTGTGAGCCGAAAACTGCAGTCGCCCGATTCGTTGACTCTGAGGCCTTTAAAGGCAGAACCAAACCGTTAAACCAGGATGTCCTTGTGACAGAAATGGAGCGCTCCTTTGACGATCAAATCTGCAAAAAGAAAGGAACTCAAGTGTCTGTTTCATGGCCGAGTCTCACGGCTGCTcatgagaaacaaaaacaacacgtGACGGGAAACCAATCTTCTGACAGGGATTGTGCGCAAAATCCTTTGTCGGCTGTTGATCCAATTTTCCAGAATCCAGAGAAAGATGGAAACACGTGCAGAGATGTCAGCGGTTCAGGAGGGGAAGTCGTGGCTGTTTCTGCAGCTTTGGGTGggaaagaatataaaataaacgaGTTCTGTACTCCGACATCAGCGGAcaatttgaaagaaaatgagGCTGAGATCGGTGGTGATGAGTGTGATGGACAACGTTCTGAAGATGAAGATTCAAGCATTCTCACAGATTTGGTAGAAAATGAGACGTTTGTACCGATGGGTCAAACTTCTCAAGGTCTCGTGCACCAACGACAAGTTTTAGGGAACTTGGGAAGTCCCCGTAACAAAGAAAAAGCCTTGAAGAACGAGGGCGATTTAAGATTCTCTGGTGTTTCTGAAGGTCCAAGTGAAACCGGACCTTCAGATCTTGATGCATTTCTAACAGCAGAGGAGGCAACCGTTGGGGGAACGTCGGGTACACCTGAGAGACCGGAGAACTGGGGGGTTTATGAACCGGTTCAGAGTCAGGGAAAGACTTCATCAGTGGAGATGTGGAAGGACTGGATACTTTTGGAAAACACGATTCACAGCATGCTGAGAGGGTTTGTTGAAGAAAATCAGGGTTTCGCAGCTGAAATCTCGAGGATCTTCCCAGAGGTCCCAGAATCTCTCGAACGGTGGATTTCAGAGTTCCAGGAGACGCTTAAGATTGTCGCAGAAAATGTGTCGGACCAGCGTGACTCAGTTGAAGAACCAACAGGACAAGTGACGGGTATCAAGGACTCACCAGAAAGAAGTAAAAACCCAGATGATCCTGAAAGTGAGAATCTGGCAAGGATAAATGACTGCTCAGTCTCAGGGATGTTGGCGGGACCACCTCACACTTATCACGTCTCCGTGGACTCGAGGAAAGTCCACGAAGACGCTCAGGATCCTCCCGCAATGGCTGACCAAGAATCGCCACAAAATCCCTTGGACTTACCGAGCATTTGTACATTTAATGTGGAATCCTCTCCAGAAGAAACGAGGGATTCTGTTgacgcagaagaagaaaagcgaAGTCGGAGACATCCTGCGGCGACGAGCTGGTCCGAGGAATTTGTTTTTGTCGAACTGTACTTTGCTGAACCTGTTGTTGAAGAAATTGTTGAGACGCAACTCAAAAAGCCCCGAACGTTTCCCACAAACTCTTCCTTCAGGAGGCTGATAGAGATAACTGCGGAGGAAATCAAGGCGATGGCTCTGCCAGAGCTGGTGTTCATGAGCCTGCGGGAAGGGATCGCCGAGGATCTACGTGTCCACGAGACGACACACGCTGAGGACCGGGAGCTGTCGGACAGAGACACGGACAGCTGTGAGGAGGTGGACGAGGAGGCAGGCAGGGACGGAGGTTGTGGTTCTGTGGGAACGCCAGCTGAAGAGATTTCAACCTTTTGTTCTCCGACATTAAAGACGTCAGTAGATCCCCGACTCATGACTTACTGA